The following are encoded together in the Rana temporaria chromosome 12, aRanTem1.1, whole genome shotgun sequence genome:
- the CDK5R1 gene encoding cyclin-dependent kinase 5 activator 1 has product MGTVLSISPSYRKAGLFEGSSSSVAHYTAVQNSKNGKSLKRHSFISVLPWKRLVAVSSKKRQPKKSQTNNGYQNNITHLNSENLKKSLSCANLSSFTKDSKDSVTKEPVSSVRKSSQQQHVHTSPKRVVVQASTSELLKCLGEFLCRRCYKLKHLSPTDPVLWLRSVDRSLLLQGWQDQGFITPANVVFLYMLCRDVISSELTSEQELQASLLTCVYLSYSYMGNEISYPLKPFLVESSKEAFWDRCLSVIGLMSPKMLRINADAQYFTQIFADLKAEGIQEDKNRLMIGLDR; this is encoded by the coding sequence ATGGGGACTGTCCTCTCCATATCCCCAAGCTACCGCAAGGCGGGACTGTTTGAAGGCAGCTCATCCAGCGTGGCTCATTACACCGCCGTCCAGAATAGCAAGAATGGAAAATCCCTCAAGAGACATTCGTTCATCTCTGTGTTGCCATGGAAACGACTTGTGGCAGTCTCTTCGAAAAAGAGACAACCGAAAAAGAGTCAGACCAACAATGGTTACCAGAACAACATCACTCATCTCAACAGCGAGAACCTTAAGAAGTCCCTCTCCTGTGCTAACCTATCCAGCTTCACGAAGGACTCCAAAGATTCTGTTACTAAGGAGCCAGTGTCTTCTGTCAGAAAGTCTTCTCAGCAGCAGCACGTGCACACTTCTCCGAAACGCGTGGTGGTGCAGGCTTCCACCAGTGAACTGCTGAAATGTCTTGGAGAGTTTCTTTGCCGAAGGTGTTACAAGTTGAAGCATCTTTCACCTACAGACCCTGTGCTATGGCTGAGAAGTGTAGACCGATCTCTACTACTCCAGGGGTGGCAGGACCAAGGCTTCATCACCCCAGCCAATGTGGTCTTCTTGTATATGCTTTGCCGAGATGTCATTTCTTCAGAGCTGACCAGTGAGCAAGAATTACAGGCTTCCTTACTGACCTGTGTATACCTGTCCTACTCCTACATGGGCAATGAAATCTCTTACCCGCTAAAGCCCTTCTTAGTGGAAAGCTCTAAAGAGGCCTTTTGGGACCGATGCCTGTCTGTCATTGGACTAATGAGCCCCAAGATGCTGCGCATCAATGCAGACGCCCAGTATTTCACGCAGATCTTTGCTGATCTGAAAGCTGAGGGCATCCAAGAGGACAAGAACAGGCTGATGATTGGCTTGGATCGGTGA